Proteins found in one Arthrobacter sp. U41 genomic segment:
- a CDS encoding CsbD family protein codes for MGLGDKIHNAAEKLHGKGKAAAGDATGNDRLKAEGKGEQVKADLKQAGEKIKDAFKKH; via the coding sequence ATGGGTTTGGGTGACAAGATCCACAACGCCGCCGAGAAACTCCACGGCAAGGGCAAAGCAGCCGCCGGCGATGCCACCGGCAACGACCGGCTGAAGGCCGAGGGCAAAGGCGAGCAAGTCAAAGCGGACCTGAAGCAGGCCGGCGAAAAAATCAAGGATGCCTTCAAGAAACACTGA
- a CDS encoding low affinity iron permease family protein, with amino-acid sequence MATGDKGDKPDVFTRFTTKLASVLGLAWVFAVAVAVLTVWAFTGPLPGFSDSWQLIIHTSTTIVTFLMVFIIQNTQNRDTAAMHVKLDAIMLELKVSNSKLYC; translated from the coding sequence ATGGCAACCGGGGATAAGGGTGACAAGCCGGACGTATTCACACGGTTCACGACAAAGTTGGCCAGCGTGCTGGGGCTTGCCTGGGTGTTTGCCGTTGCGGTCGCCGTTTTGACTGTCTGGGCTTTCACCGGTCCGCTGCCCGGTTTTTCTGACAGCTGGCAGCTGATCATCCATACGAGCACGACCATCGTGACGTTCCTGATGGTGTTTATCATCCAGAACACGCAGAACCGTGACACGGCCGCGATGCATGTGAAGCTGGATGCGATCATGCTCGAGCTGAAGGTCAGCAACTCGAAGCTGTACTGCTAA